The DNA segment AATCTCTAGATCATCAGATATGGCAATTGTATGAAAAATGCTCTCAATAGGAACAACAGAAACTATCTGCTCCAAGAAATGTTTAACTGTGTTGAATCGATGAGAGAACACCTTCAACTTGGTTGTGTGAGGGTGCTGTTCCAGCAGAGTACTTAGATATGCTGTCTCGATCAGCTCCGAGGGAGTGAGTTTAGCAAGCTGCTCTTGTCGAAAGGTGAAATGAAATACCTATTTATGAGAAGATTAAGTAAGTCAACGGTTGTCAAAAACATAAGGAATGCAAAAATAAACGACTCTCAACTGGTTGGTTAGATacgtgcaacaaccaaagacagtagattttttttttacatAGTTTGTTGCATATCTTTTGAAGTTTAGGTGAtatgagtgcaggtactgaaagttcaactattggcgcttccattggaccaccacctgttacatcatatgacatcatcaatataaaatggctgtctgaagatgtgtacttctgaaaatatgttaggaatagaagtagcttatttctttgagttaagatctgaaatgtGTTGTGTATGAACTTGAggatattgctcatcttttgagcttcaacggaagtctgggctactagtaagttctgagaaatactgcattttgttattttttggtggcaaataattatgttaggaatacaacgttcgattttatgctaccgtaagacctcgatttaaggcgacacttttaaataattacgttttgcGAAAGTAGagttttaatgtacacaaaaaaaatgaatttatatggtgctataatatgggcgaaatgtccaagtgtcgcatatttagagggtcgccttaaatagaggttttacggtagttaattaaggtctgatttttgagaagcatgtactacaatagtatactttcatttgtactaacttacttacaggagctagacaagACTAGTCttttctttgctagagcagcccttcttgtcaaaaatggtgattttgctccgttttactgatatttgctacatccaagctcatgtgatgtctacctgcaactacccagttggtgttggtcattctgtATCACAGAGGCGTGGCAATTGAgcttactacgtagccaaatcATCAATGAAAatcactgtttttgacaagatgggccgctctagcaaaaaAGAGactagcctaactcctgtaagttagtacagatgaaaagtacactattgtagtacatgcggctcaaaaatcagaccttaactaacaTAAACTcaaaagttgtattcctaacatactttccaaagaagcaacaaaatgcagtatttctcggaacttactagtagcccagattTCCGTTGAAGCTTAAAAGTTAAACAATATATAGACAAGTtcatacacaacaaatttcagatcttaactcaagcTACTTCTGTTCCTAACGGATTTTCagaggtacacatcttcagacagccatttagcgccaatagttgaactttcagtacctgcactcaaatagatcatatcacttttactttagaagataaGCCACAAAATATAAAAATGTTCACCCccaaaaaaatctactctctttggttgttgcactgtacaggATTTAAAATTATAAACGAAAACATTGTCTTTTGAAAACTGTGTTGATACAGctaaggccactgttagttacatacttgtttcagatcaacctccctcctcggttttgctcacctcctcaattaagtcattattgctgatgtcagccattatttgaggtcaaagtctTTTTGTttgctgacattgcattattttaccatGTGCAAGTTGCATTGTGCACCAAAAATCCAGTGCGTAAAAAAATTGTTTTCTATTTTTATGTTCAGACTCCGTCTTTTTGTCACTTAAAAAAACAGGATATGACGTCATCAAATAATGGTATAATGGGTAATGaagacctccctccctcatcgggttgagctcagaggaggttggacacgaagCCAAAAAGTTAATAATGACGTAGTCTTTATTAAAATATTAACATTCTTGAACCTTGAACCTACTTTTATCAAGCTCTTTTCTAGCCAGCAGGCCACCTTTTCATTCTGGAAACAAGAGCATACTTAGATGATGATATAGCTGAGCTATACATTCACTCTACAGCACGGTAGCTCCTACTTTataaaggtcagaggtcagtttgACATGACAGAACTACGACCTTTGTGAGAGGTCACCCCTTTTAGGCACTGCACGATTTCTCTGGAGGGGCGCAGTAGCTAAAAGTTAACTAATTTGCAGCAGCAGTAACATGAAGGGGCTACTTTATCACAAGAATCAGGGCGCGATGTGCAGTCAAACTTGcaaatttactgcacaaaacataagctcacgtgatgattcattagtgaccttttgaccctgtccaCCCTCCTCTGGGTTGAGCtagtattctcatctgaaacaagtatgcaactaacagtagCCTAATCTATATAGTGCTGATAAGAAACATGCATGATATACtgattatacatgcatgcagccaggGTTTTATGGGTTAGGAGGAAAATTCTCTCGTAACTCGATCCCCTTCACACCAGTTTGCAATTAAAACTTGTCTAGAGAGGGTCTACCATACTACTATACAGTTTAAAAATTGCATTCAAATTTcaaatactgtattactagaatgttttgcgagcatcaaacatttgcgaactttgcgagggttgatcaattcgcaacaattaaatccgcaaaacctaaattattactagtaaaatacacatgatcctttccagaacgcaatagttagatcgcaaagggtcaaattttctgctgatttagctcattcgcaaaggtttttcacccgcaaaatattctagtaatacggtactctTTCCCCCTATAACTAACAATCTTAGACTCTATAGATTACAGCGTGTATAACCCTAAACTGTATTCTATACAACAAACCTTTCGTGAGACTTGTACTTGACCGTCTTTCACTGGATTGGAGAACTGACTAGAAAGTGCTGCTTTAACATGATCAGCATCCATGACGATCCTCGTATCATTTTCAGCATCATAGTTAAACTGCAGTGAGTGCTGACTGGTGTCTTTGGCACAGACCTTCGTCTTGTATTGAGCAACTTGAATATGGTAACAGAACCACAGGTTGTTGCCATTCACTGTCACCGAAACCTCTCTACCATGGCGACGGAAATCGACAGATGTGATTGATGGTGTTACGACATTTAGATTTTGTAGTGGTGAGCCAGGTTTAGGTGGTTGCTTGATGTAGCTCCTGAAGACAGCTTGTTGGTAAGATTCGGCATTATGCTGAAGTGAATTCGAAAAATAAGCACATGtaattaatgaaagcacagtGGAGGCGCAAAGCTTTATGTCATGAATTAAACATACttatgtacacactgtacctgtactttgataattacataattttaATTATGCATCAGAGAATGGTGCAAAAGAGTGCAtatgggaaatgatcgaccatgattacTGCTAATTTAAAAGAGGATGGAGTGCAtatgggaaatgatcgacaaTGATTATTGCTAATTTAAAAGAGGATACCAAAACAGTGGCCAGGGGGAAGgaactacagtggaacctccacctccaaagagcaaccacaTGCTATACAACGGCCAAGAGCttaggtccggattgaaactacaatgacttcaatgtaaagcaacctctcaggagcgactACCTCTCTACTTtgtataacgagcagctttctagtcccccaatcagctttagcaatggaaccagaacggacagccacacccagaattaacagaaaattattgctgagataacattcttttgcacaatcgtgaaaacctagctgtaTAGCTTGTCCCTATACAGctttttcaaagcttgtatgtgctaaagaagcagttagcaaagctccaagattcatttgcagcaagaaacaGCAAGAAATGGCTCAGAGcatacatagctggcaatcgaaacccccaaggaagaccacctctctgtaacggccaaaaggctgttccccatGCAATGTGTccttttatggaggttccactgtattaatACAAAAACTGCTATAGCTGATAGCTGTATATCAAAGCCATAATAACGAGTGCTggaagctgcgctgtgctaatgcctctcgccatgttttgctttcgctcaaaaattGTTAAGAGTTTTAGAAGACGTAATTATAGTTTACTTTGTATATAATGTTacgttattattatgcctcgaggctgatagtcagaaaagagctgcaaaagcTGCAACGTACACTGCTAGCCTTCAACCTATatcgttattttagagacaaatcggcctggcAACAGCCCTTTATCCCACCCCTTTTTTATTGACAAGAAATGcaatatagatctatacatgcTTTTCTATCCTCTGGCTTCTATATATCCTTGAAGATCTCAATCATCAGGCCATCAGATAGActtctataatgactgtgtggtTCAGTGtcaacaataattgcatgcataacaTTATACACTCTAATATGATTTTCCAGtaggctacaatcgaggctagggagtggctacatttacctctatttaggatgcgacattaaaaaataattgtcaacgcagctgtcgctacttttagaggtcagaaaattgcctgAGCTCGAGGATGTCGCATATACTTGGAGGgttgccttaaatcgaggtcttacggtaggTAAGGTAGGTAAGGTAGTAGTTTACGGTAGGTAGTTTAAGTAGTAGCTAGttagctactacctaaaagttactttcttcactaaaatagTCAACAAGTCATGTGGCATTTAGTTACTGCACATGTTCAAACGCTTCATTCTGGGTGTGCatataatcatagatataagaagggagagggatgggaaacggagcacgtgcgcacaatcacttctgtgtaatGCCAGAAGTTGATCCGTGTTTCGCCTCTAGACACCCCGCCAacccagcgggaaatgttattactatATCATTCACAGTTCCCCATTGGGACTCTTAGTCCTGTGCTGAGCATCCACGCCTACTGTGCATTATATAGAAGTGTTGTGTATCTCACCAAGAGCTTGAAAGctttcaaaggcagttttttgagtgttgtattatcgtttcggctctatctagtggctttgtgtaccttctacaaggagaggctgtgactatacagcccaaaatattaatgatccTCTCTTTCTTAAGTAACTGGGCATTGTATAcaagtaaaatcaaagccacttagcttaggttggtaagtaatgttcatttttgtacggtggccctgaaggTCACTCAGCAGTTGTGTTCTCAACTTGGTGTTCTGCACTTGAGCTTCGCTAGTTGAGCCTTGCGCTagttgagtgatcgctagttgaGCTTCGCTAGTTGAGCCTTCGCTAGTTGAGACTTCGCTAGTTGAGTCTTCGATAGTTGACGACCTTTGAcctatgggtgtggtttgatgCACTaaaggtacgtacgtacgtacatgcaggCAAGTGGCAAGATCCAAGCTTTACAATGACAGTATACAGCACTACAGTATATTTATCAagagatatagatatagacaACAACTAGAGCTACAAGACAAGTTGTACAGAAATACAGGCCAGAAATTATGGCCTGGGCATATTAATATTACATGTTCTGTTTTGTGAAGTTAGtgaaagaataattattactcaaaGAAGAATATTACTCAAAGAAGTACTCATGACAATGTACGTGAGGGCAACTCAATAAATATTCAATAAACAAAAGAGCAAATGATTTGACTGATGAAGATGTGTATCAGGTTGCACAATGAATACCAGATGAGATAGATCTACAGGTTCACTATAGTTAAACTCTTCTTACTTCACTTCAGTggctagccagctagctattcttgatcttgCAAGCTATTTCTCATTAATATGGTCTCGCTTGCTAGGTAGCTGCAGTTAccaacaaaccacacccataggTCAAAGGTCGTAAACTATCGAAGACTCAACTATAGCGAAGGCtcaactagcgatcactcaactagcgatcactcaactAGCGAAGGCTCAACTAGCGAAGACTCAACTAGCGAAGACTCAACTAGCAAAGGCTCAACTAGCGATCGCTAGTTGTAGCGATCACtcaactagcgatcactcaactAGCAATCACTCAACTAGTGAAAACTCAACTAGCGAAGGCTCAACTAGCGAAGACTCAACTAGCGAAGACTCAACTATAGAGAAGGCtcaactagcgatcactcaactAGCGGAGGCTCAACTAGCAAAGCTCAAGTGCAGAACACCAAGTTGAGAACACAACTGCTGAGTGACCTTCAGGGCCACCGAATTTTTGTCATAGTAAGCTGGTTTTGAAAAGCAGACTTTTTGTGTACCCATTTAGAAATTTATATCAATGATTGAATGTAGGTAAAtgtctctttgtattcattgatagttggttcatcgtatcggcacagtaatttacgatagaactttgctacattttcataattctctatcatgtcCGTGACTGTATTGGAATACTCAACGgtacagacagagctcctctcaagaatttgcCTGTCCAaactgctttttactgcttGGAGGGGTCTCACTAACTGTTGAtaccttgttgtgactgttccactagccattgctaatacatggagctcagtacctagtttatagcctagtactaGCTAGAAGCATGGgctggaggaaataaagaagaaaacattgaccgaAACGCGGATCCTCAATGTTATTTACGTAGcatttcccatccctctccattcttatatctatggtaAAGTCGAGTCAAAATACCCTGCATGATGCAAGAATTAACTcaaagcaaaagaggggaagggcgtttattcaagatgtcATTttcggatgtctctgtgatgagagctgactcgtAAGCTAGCTAGAACGTGAGCAACAAACAAGgtaagcaggcaaccctaactggatctattaTGCAAAATACAACTTCATATTAACATTCATATTGCAGGAAATGGAACAAAAGGGTCCAAGTTCacctctcagcatgatcaaaCAATTAAGGTACCTGTCTTTTCAGATGGATATATcaccatgcagctataattatagctaccatgcactgtatagtacaagctatagctatagcaataaACGAAATTAGCTGAATCAATTCTAAAtgttcactataataattatgataacgaAGTGATATTATCacttcgcataattggaaaaaaGTGCTTCAATTCGAGACAAAAATCTGCAGTTGAgtatgcgcttaaaataaagatacggaAACTGTATACGAACTTACCAGAACGAGCTAGGGTTACCAATTGGCTTGTCTCTATTATGTGTTTGTCCCAATATACGATAATGTATTTTATATTCGGTGGCATCAGTGATGCCTGTCTGTCAGCCACAACTTATTATGTCATCACCTACTGTAAAGCTTgaatataataaattattctaGTGCTGAGCTATAACTAACTATAAGTATAGAGTATACGTAGCAACACTTCATGGAAAAATTTTGCTATGCACTATTCTGCAAATGGCATTCTATAGATTGCATAAATTCAAtaaaacgtggctagaagcctatataattacaattgtatatagaaactcttttGCACGAATATCGGTGCACACCGAGGCACAATTAGGcacaattatatgcatgcacttatgCACTAGTTGTTTTTTTACCTTTATAAACATCTCAAAAGAAAGTTGATCGATAGAAGGAAGAGAAGCAAACTCGTAGAATGCAGTCAATTCTTGACTTTCAAGATTCTTGAACACCAGACCTTTAGAAGGATCCATCAAAACTGAGTATACATCTCCTATAGTTGTCAGCTTAGGTAGGCGGGCCAGAAACTGTGGAAGAGCTTTGCCCAGTACAGACTTAATGGAAGCAAGTGCATTCGGTGCATCCAAATCGGTACCCTGTAAAGTGCATCATTCACAGCATTGCGTTAAGGGCTTAGCAAACCTTAGAGTTACCACTGTCCTGGAAAATACCAAAGTTGCATGTTAAATCTGAGGTGAAACTTCCTTGGAAATTCTGCAAAAAGGTATCTATTTGTGCTATGCAGTATAACTTTATTACCTCCAGTGATTTCCGAAGACTGGGGAGCAGCACCTCAGAACCCACCTCCTCACAACGGGGGTCCAAAAACATGCACAATTTGGGGATGGGGTCAGAGTCCAACATAATTGAATGGACAGTGCTCCCAAACTGAGGGGTCTCTTCCATTGCCATGGTAACCACAGGGAGGGTGATCATTGGGGCACCTAGTGTGATGCAGGCAACATTCTCTTGCAAAGATTCCACACTGAGGAGTGGCTCTCTCCACATCCTAGCAGCCACTGCTTTGGCCAGTAGACCCCCAAATGAGAAACCTATAGGAAGTACATGATTTGTTGTAATGTTGAACAATGCCTCTGAAAATATGTGGCGTGTCAGACAGTAGAAGATTTTACAACAAGTGAAACAGGTTTACCACTGCTATTACCATGCATACCTGTGAATACAATTCGATATCCGTCGTGCAATTGACGAACAAAGAATCGCAGTGGAATCCTATCACTTTGTATCTGAATTCCTGTGTATACAAATTTTGTAAAATTTAGTGTTATAGCCCATCAGAATGTACGTACCTTGTTCAAAAGAAGTGAATTTCTTCATCCAGTCTGAGAGGAATGGCTCACTCCGGAAAGCAACATAGAACACTTTTTCCTGTCTAGCGATGAGGTAGCGATCGACATCTTCTCTGTCTTGTGATCGAGAGAGTGACGCTTCTTCGAGGGAGTGCTCAGGAAACCTCTTGTTGAAGAAATCTTTGTAGTCGGCAACAGTGCAAGTGCTAGTGGCTAGACTACACAAGCAAGCATGGTAGACAATATCTTTACTGAAGAGTGGTAAAACCTCTTCTTTAATGGGGAGTTTTTGCTCCTCTAGAGGCTGGCTTGCCTCTTTATCTAATAAACCAATTTCTCTCAAAGCCCATTCGTAAATGCTGTTGTCTACAAGCAGGTCACAGCTATACATCTTAGCAAGGACTTTCCTGACACTGTCGGGCCCAATTCCAGATTTCAACGTGTCCTTTATAAAGCCGAGCAAGGCTCTTTTTACACACCGTACATTCTGTTGCTCATCCTCTTCAGAATCTATTAGAAGTGTCTTAATTGATTCCAACTGTTTTCGCAGTTTCTGTGAAAGAGCCTCAAGGAGGTGAGAATTGCCTGCAAAGGATGAAACCAACACATATAGATTACTTTGTGCAACAGGGGGTGGTGATATACCTTCCTCTGCCAGCAATACATCTTTGGCACTTGATTCATCTAAAAGAAGAACACAATAATTgatacagaggatttcaggttggttggcagaagttaaaagttgaagtgcacgCAACCATGTCCACATACTGTGTGTTTCTCCCTACTAATgtaattagtggtcatggttgactgcacttcaacGTTTAATGTCAGCTTACGATTTAAAATGTGATCCTTCGCTATGGCAATAGCATGTGCTTTGTTGTTTCCACCAGCAGAATGCTCTACTGCTTTGATTATCTTCAGCCATGTTGGCTCTCCGTGCTTTTTGGTGTCATAGCCCATACGCACATACTCTGCTACTGTGTCAGCTAAACAATCCTGAACATCTCCCTTGTGTGTGCTCTCGAACTCATCCAACTTGTTACGCCTTATCCTGAGAGCTGTTCCAATAGCCTTCCATTTTGCGGCAACAGGAGAGAGAGCTTCAATTACGTCAAACATGTCCTCCTCCCCTGTGCATAGAGCCACGGAGCAGTCAGTACATTATCAGCGACACCAAACAATATTAAGGAAACCATTCATTATTATTAAATCATCATGTTCATCTTCACTTACCAAGTGTTTTGTTATCCACTGCTGAAAGATCTGTAGCTTCGGCTGTAGCTGCTAAAGGAACAAATTAGTAAGAGAAAGAATAGCTATTACAGACTTACCTTCAGTCATGGTTAAGTTTCTGTGATCACAGTACAGATAGATGTATGCTGTGATAAATACGCCCAGTTTTGTAGAAGTGGGCGTGTGCAGTAAGTTTTGTCAAAGAGGTGTGTGCCAGGGCGGGGCTGTGCATCGGAAAGCATGGCTACTGAGCTTGAGAATGAGAGGGACGGTAGAAAGCGAAAGATTAGCGCTGGGTCTCCTCCACCTGCAGAAGAAGAGGTAATTGGACCTATGCCAGTGGCTCCTGAGAATGCAGCCAAGAAGAGGAAGAAAGGTGACCTAGCTGCTGCAATGGAAGTAAAAATTGTTTGCCAGTGGCGGAATTGGATTCATTGAGCATGAGTAGTCTATTGTAACAACAACATTGAGACCACTGACTATAGATTATCTTAGTGAATAATCTTTATCCATTCACCAGATACTTTCTGACAAACATTTTCGTCACCTCAGCAACTGTTAAGTTTTTTCGTCAATGCactcatgtacacacagttcTCCCCTATGAGAAGATGTACCTTGACAACCTGCCGTGTGCTGAGATGTACCAAACCAGCTACATGCATCGCGACGTCATCACACACCTCATCTCCACCAAGTCAGTGCAGGCCCATGACTAGTTAGTCATCAGTACAGTGCTACATAGCATATTGTACTTGTAACACCTCCTTTAAGTATAGTTGACCAATTAATGTTCCTTGGCTGTAAT comes from the Halichondria panicea chromosome 4, odHalPani1.1, whole genome shotgun sequence genome and includes:
- the LOC135334543 gene encoding uncharacterized protein LOC135334543 isoform X1, with amino-acid sequence MTEAATAEATDLSAVDNKTLGEEDMFDVIEALSPVAAKWKAIGTALRIRRNKLDEFESTHKGDVQDCLADTVAEYVRMGYDTKKHGEPTWLKIIKAVEHSAGGNNKAHAIAIAKDHILNHESSAKDVLLAEEGNSHLLEALSQKLRKQLESIKTLLIDSEEDEQQNVRCVKRALLGFIKDTLKSGIGPDSVRKVLAKMYSCDLLVDNSIYEWALREIGLLDKEASQPLEEQKLPIKEEVLPLFSKDIVYHACLCSLATSTCTVADYKDFFNKRFPEHSLEEASLSRSQDREDVDRYLIARQEKVFYVAFRSEPFLSDWMKKFTSFEQGIQIQSDRIPLRFFVRQLHDGYRIVFTGFSFGGLLAKAVAARMWREPLLSVESLQENVACITLGAPMITLPVVTMAMEETPQFGSTVHSIMLDSDPIPKLCMFLDPRCEEVGSEVLLPSLRKSLENFQGSFTSDLTCNFGIFQDSGNSKGTDLDAPNALASIKSVLGKALPQFLARLPKLTTIGDVYSVLMDPSKGLVFKNLESQELTAFYEFASLPSIDQLSFEMFIKHNAESYQQAVFRSYIKQPPKPGSPLQNLNVVTPSITSVDFRRHGREVSVTVNGNNLWFCYHIQVAQYKTKVCAKDTSQHSLQFNYDAENDTRIVMDADHVKAALSSQFSNPVKDGQVQVSRKVFHFTFRQEQLAKLTPSELIETAYLSTLLEQHPHTTKLKVFSHRFNTVKHFLEQIVSVVPIESIFHTIAISDDLEIMTRCCSLLESSQLDLPPSLLLLTGGESAFWVAQTLTTGQPKKLNSNEDQYLNWKQFVSGKTVTRETARAHYQKYAKQTSRATGATTVNKIIDREAFYAKQSHQAHYYQGGTKFTQSDAHEYLQTILPSHPNLQLLSRILLLSGRVSRNTQNYEQINAINDLKLGMIYPTLDSQERSPLEILVVSRKKLSQLSQQSISDSSDTSLKEDQRQRLSQLYNSKMLDLVNYIRSKDLKMCTYLLGAFMENQIKVPLVKSEFNTAKALGALVNAAAVGVWAMFSLSLGDMNAVIHSIPSGSLLVQVKEYIRGIFAEKTTTADHNYAGKLQFLIQGMDKTVSCNTHYISYSLERQLIELCKKLNISESTPLEVFVRDWDKLFKEDVLSLVVPTHRSLIACWIKWALMIHNLREELAKYTTVGVVGLVNSRKSLLVSTLFNIEVPVGTTAVKRTTIPFLYNLEGVIDGMDVIDFPGVDDRDDTIPDLCELLLALAQVVIFVVDYRKAHTQSAKKWLEMLEDKSVPVLVCLTYADKLYAEHMGKDGSHPDASYIKQRITEECSMIREQLGDVPSHEVQLFSFSQDRDSVLNTPEGRERLKDAGIAPPQAVGDWLAGVFESQLEQDEVAKQLRLYVHSK
- the LOC135334543 gene encoding uncharacterized protein LOC135334543 isoform X2; protein product: MTEATAEATDLSAVDNKTLGEEDMFDVIEALSPVAAKWKAIGTALRIRRNKLDEFESTHKGDVQDCLADTVAEYVRMGYDTKKHGEPTWLKIIKAVEHSAGGNNKAHAIAIAKDHILNHESSAKDVLLAEEGNSHLLEALSQKLRKQLESIKTLLIDSEEDEQQNVRCVKRALLGFIKDTLKSGIGPDSVRKVLAKMYSCDLLVDNSIYEWALREIGLLDKEASQPLEEQKLPIKEEVLPLFSKDIVYHACLCSLATSTCTVADYKDFFNKRFPEHSLEEASLSRSQDREDVDRYLIARQEKVFYVAFRSEPFLSDWMKKFTSFEQGIQIQSDRIPLRFFVRQLHDGYRIVFTGFSFGGLLAKAVAARMWREPLLSVESLQENVACITLGAPMITLPVVTMAMEETPQFGSTVHSIMLDSDPIPKLCMFLDPRCEEVGSEVLLPSLRKSLENFQGSFTSDLTCNFGIFQDSGNSKGTDLDAPNALASIKSVLGKALPQFLARLPKLTTIGDVYSVLMDPSKGLVFKNLESQELTAFYEFASLPSIDQLSFEMFIKHNAESYQQAVFRSYIKQPPKPGSPLQNLNVVTPSITSVDFRRHGREVSVTVNGNNLWFCYHIQVAQYKTKVCAKDTSQHSLQFNYDAENDTRIVMDADHVKAALSSQFSNPVKDGQVQVSRKVFHFTFRQEQLAKLTPSELIETAYLSTLLEQHPHTTKLKVFSHRFNTVKHFLEQIVSVVPIESIFHTIAISDDLEIMTRCCSLLESSQLDLPPSLLLLTGGESAFWVAQTLTTGQPKKLNSNEDQYLNWKQFVSGKTVTRETARAHYQKYAKQTSRATGATTVNKIIDREAFYAKQSHQAHYYQGGTKFTQSDAHEYLQTILPSHPNLQLLSRILLLSGRVSRNTQNYEQINAINDLKLGMIYPTLDSQERSPLEILVVSRKKLSQLSQQSISDSSDTSLKEDQRQRLSQLYNSKMLDLVNYIRSKDLKMCTYLLGAFMENQIKVPLVKSEFNTAKALGALVNAAAVGVWAMFSLSLGDMNAVIHSIPSGSLLVQVKEYIRGIFAEKTTTADHNYAGKLQFLIQGMDKTVSCNTHYISYSLERQLIELCKKLNISESTPLEVFVRDWDKLFKEDVLSLVVPTHRSLIACWIKWALMIHNLREELAKYTTVGVVGLVNSRKSLLVSTLFNIEVPVGTTAVKRTTIPFLYNLEGVIDGMDVIDFPGVDDRDDTIPDLCELLLALAQVVIFVVDYRKAHTQSAKKWLEMLEDKSVPVLVCLTYADKLYAEHMGKDGSHPDASYIKQRITEECSMIREQLGDVPSHEVQLFSFSQDRDSVLNTPEGRERLKDAGIAPPQAVGDWLAGVFESQLEQDEVAKQLRLYVHSK